From Xyrauchen texanus isolate HMW12.3.18 chromosome 36, RBS_HiC_50CHRs, whole genome shotgun sequence, one genomic window encodes:
- the LOC127630199 gene encoding NACHT, LRR and PYD domains-containing protein 3-like: MNLNEERKEGDVHNQRATSPDPSGVSMKSNNSMFIPPNLSDGAMTFDPDIVRSKRKRATSPDPSGVSMKSSNSMFIPPNLSRGAMTFDPDRGKKRPASSIFSHVSIKSNNSMLLNPPDLSDGPVTSDLVGERAELIRAWTSSQREAVDDVLQRVKDTHKTIMKNKYESLFEGLKLQENQTLLNRIYTELYIIEEESEGVNEEHEVLQMEKSYRTLQDTPIYCNDIFKPLTEPGCEEKRRENIKTVLTKGIAGIGKTVSVQKFIVDWAEGKANRDVDFMFVLPFRELNLIKDVQYSLHKLLLDFHPDLHDLDSKIYDECKVVFIFDGLDESRIPLKFSDSEKVSDVSETSSVGVLMSNLIKGDLLPSTLIWVTSRPAAANQIPSEYINRVTEIQGFNDPQKEEYFRKRISDEHQASRIISNIRRARSLHIMCHIPVFCWISSTVLQNILKQDDSVVIPQTLTEMYIHFLLIQINVRNQKYEEKILQSNREVIVKLAELAFKQLMKGNVMFYEEDLIESDIDVTDASVYSGICTEIFKEESVIHQRKVYSFIHLSFQEFFAAFYVLFCFLHKNCEVLNMFLRGRSKIFCKDVSLCTILKGAMSKALASKTGHLDLFLRFLHGITLESNQRLLQDLLIHTENYPSLRKDIIKNLKRGQKQNVSPERWMNLSQCLIEMKDNSVVEEMKASLNSKTKKHLSLVQSSTLADVILMSEEVLEELNLKEIQVKTRNCFQRLVPAVRNCRKALMVNCKLTDQCCKSIASALQSSNSPLRELDLSNNDLQDSRVRLISDALKSANCQLEILRLSGCNLTDQHCELVSSTIQSSNSPLRYLDLSNNDLQDSGVKHISDALKSTNCQVEILRLSGCMVTEVGCCYLASALLSNNSHLKELDLSYNHPGESGVKLLTERLDDPNCTMDKLNVDHGAEFRITQGPQKWACDLTLDPNTVNTHLILSEEKKRVAIVEEIQPYPDHPERFDECYQVLCRESLTGRCYWEAEWNGRTEMSVTYKGIKRKGGNCTFGTNEKSWSLLYSGVRFTVIHNKKETDIPTSLYPKRVGVYLDWKAGTLSFYSVSDTHTLTHIHTFNTTFTEPLYAGFKVYCSSVTLCHIKQPLVRYRDNTHTNGVKE, translated from the exons ATGAATCTTAATGAGGAGAGAAAGGAGGGAGATGTTCACAATCAGAGAGCAACATCTCCAGATCCCAGCGGTGTCTCTATGAAGAGCAACAACTCCATGTTTATTCCTCCTAATCTCAGTGATGGAGCAATGACCTTTGACCCTGA TATCGTCAGAAGCAAGAGAAAAAGAGCAACATCTCCAGATCCCAGCGGTGTCTCTATGAAGAGTAGCAACTCCATGTTTATTCCTCCTAATCTCAGTAGGGGAGCAATGACCTTTGACCCTGA CAGGGGGAAAAAGAGACCAGCATCTTCAATATTCAGCCATGTGTCTATAAAGAGTAACAACTCCATGTTGTTAAATCCCCCTGATCTCAGTGATGGACCAGTGACCTCTGACCTTGT TGGGGAAAGAGCTGAACTGATCAGAGCTTGGACGTCCAGCCAGAGAGAAGCAGTGGACGATGTCCTACAGAGAGTCAAAGACACTCACAAAACCATCATGAAGAACAAGTATGAGAGTTTATTTGAGGGACTCAAACTACAAGAGAATCAAACCCTCCTGAACAGGATTTACACAGAGCTCTACATCATCGAGGAAGAGAGTGAAGGAGTGAATGAAGAACATGAGGTTTTACAGATGGAGAAAAGTTACAGGACACTCCAAGACACTCCAATCTAttgcaatgacatctttaaaccTTTAACTGAACCAGGAtgtgaggagaagagaagagaaaacatCAAGACTGTTCTCACTAAAGGCATCGCTGGAATTGGAAAaacagtctctgtgcagaagttcattgtggactgggcCGAGGGAAAAGCCAATCGGGATGTTGATTTCATGTTTGTGCTTCCGTTTCGAGAGCTGAACTTAATTAAAGATGTGCAGTACAGTCTTCACAAACTTCTGCTGGACTTTCATCCTGACCTTCATGATCTGGACTCAAAGATCTATGATGAGTGTAAAGTTGTGTTCATTTTTGACGGTCTGGATGAAAGCAGAATTCCTCTGAAGTTTTCAGACAGTGAGAAAGTTTCTGATGTGTCCGAGACTTCATCAGTGGGTGTGTTGATGTCAAACCTCATCAAAGGAGATCTGCTTCCCTCCACTCTCATCTGGgtcacctccagaccagcagcagccaatcagatccccTCAGAATACATCAACCGTGTGACCGAAATCCAGGGattcaatgaccctcagaaggaggaatatttcaggaagagaatcagtGATGAGCATCAAGCCAGCAGAATCATCTCAAACATTAGAAGAGCAAGAAGCCTCCACATCATGTgccacataccagtcttctgctgGATCTCATCCACTGTGCTTCAAAACATCCTGAAACAAGATGACAGTGTAGTAATCCCCCAAACTCTGACTGAAATGTACATCCACTTCCTGCTCATTCAGATCAATGTGAGGAATCAGAAGTATGAAGAGAAAATCCTGCAGTCCAACAGAGAAGTGATTGTGAAACTTGCTGAACTGGCTTTCAAACAGCTGATGAAGGGCAATGTCAtgttctatgaggaggacctgatTGAGAGCGACATAGACGTCACTGACGCCTCGGTGTATTCTGGGATCTGCACTGAGATCTTTAAGGAGGAATCTGTGATTCATCAGAGGAAAGTCTACAGCTTCATTCATCTGAGCTTTCAGGAGTTTTTTGCAGCATTTTATGTGTTGTTCTGCTTTTTACACAAGAACTGTGAGGTGCTGAACATGTTTCTGAGAGGAAGATCTAAAATTTTCTGTAAGGATGTTTCGTTGTGTACGATTCTGAAGGGGGCAATGAGTAAAGCCTTGGCGAGTAAAACTGGACATCTGGATCTTTTCCTTCGTTTCCTTCATGGCATCACACTGGAGTCCAATCAAAGACTCTTACAGGATCTACTGATACACACCGAGAACTATCCAAGTTTGAGGAAGGATATAATCAAAAACCTCAAACGAggtcaaaaacaaaatgtcagtCCAGAACGATGGATGAATCTCTCACAATGCTTGATTGAAATGAAAGATAATTCTGTTGTTGAAGAAATGAAGGCATCTTTAAAttctaaaacaaagaaacatctttctcttGTACAAAGTTCAACTTTGGCCGACGTGATCCTGATGTCAGAGGAGGTACTAGAGGAGTTAAACCTTAAAGAAATACAAGTAAAAACAAGAAATTGTTTTCAGAGACTTGTACCAGCTGTGAGGAACTGCAGAAAAGCTCT AATGGTAAACTGTAAACTTACTGAtcagtgctgtaaaagtattgcatctgctctacaatcatcaaactctcctctgagagagctggatctgagtaacaatgacctgcaggattcaagAGTGAGGCTcatctctgatgcactgaagagtgcAAACTGTCAACTGGAGATACTGAG ATTATCAGGCTGTAATCTCACTGATCAGCACTGTGAACTCGTGTCGTCAACTATACAATCATCAAACTCTCCTCTGAGATatctggacctgagtaacaatgacctgcaggattctgGAGTGAAGCAcatctctgatgcactgaagagtacaAACTGTCAAGTGGAGATACTGAG attatctggctgtatggtgacagaggtCGGCTGTTGTTATTTGGCTTCAGCTCTACTGTCAAACAATTCACacctgaaagagctggatctgagctacaatcacccaggagaatcagggGTCAAACTGCTCACTGAGAGACTAGATGATCCAAACTGCACAATGGATAAGCTCAA tgtggatcatggTGCAGAGTTCAGAATTACTCAAGGACCACAAAAAT GGGcttgtgatctcacactggatccaaaCACAGTAAACACTCATCTCATTCTGTCTGAGGAGAAGAAACGTGTGGCAATTGTGGAAGAGATACAaccatatcctgatcatccagagagatttgatgaaTGTTatcaggttctgtgtagagagagtctgactggacgctgttactgggaggcTGAATGGAACGGGCGGACTGAAATGTCAGTGACATATAAAGGAATAAAGAGGAAAGGAGGTAACTGTACGTTTGGGACCAATGAAAAGTCCTGGAGTCTGCTCTACTCTGGTGTAAGATTCACTGTCATTCACAATAAGAAGGAAACTGACATACCTACCTCCTTATATCCtaagagagtaggagtgtatcTGGATTGGAaggccggcactctgtccttctacagcgtctctgacacacacacactcacacacatacacacattcaacaCCACATTCACTGAACCGCTCTATGCTGGATTTAAAGTGTATTGTTCCTCAGTGACACTGTGTCACATTAAACAGCCTCTTGTGAGATACAGAGACAACACGCACACAAATGGGGTAAAGGAATAA